The Geminocystis sp. NIES-3708 genomic sequence TTATTAAAAAGTCCTGTTTTACAATTTATTTCAACTTTAACGACAGGATCGCCTCGTTTAGCTTATTTATTAGCAGAAAAAATACCCATTGAACAATTACCTGTAGTTATTGGAAAACTGCAATTAGCCTATGATTTATTCTCTTTATTAAGCACTAATCAGGAAGATAAAATGCAATTTGATTTACTATCTTTATGGACTTTATTAATAGAAATTAATGGCAATCCTGAACAAGATGCTTATGCTTTTGGTCATGCTTTAGTAGAATATTGGACAAAAAATCTTACTTTTAATCAATTAGAAGAAAGATATAAATTTTATTTGAAAAACTGTTAAAATAAATGATAAATATTTTAAAAAATTTATTTAATTTAAAAGAAACTATTTCATGACTATTATAATTCGTAATCTTAAACCTGATGATTATGAACCGATTATTATGGTGGTAAATAAATGGTGGAATGGACGACAGATGAGTCAGATGTTACCTAAACTTTTTTTTACTCACTTTAATAAAACCAGTTTTATTCTTGAAAAAGAGAAAAAAATAATTGGATTTTTAATCGGTTTTTTATCCCAAACTAATTTAGAAGAAGCATATGTTCATTTTATTGGTATTGATCCAAGTTTTAGAGGACAAGGTTTAGGAAATTTACTTTATCAAAACTTTTTTCAAATAGTTAAAAAATTCCATTGTAAACAAGTTAAATGTGTCACATCTCCAGTTAATTATAATTCAATTGCGTTTCATTTACATTTAGGCTTTCAAATAGAGACAGGAAATGCAATAAAAGATGATATTTCTTATTTTCTTAACTATGATGGACATGAAGAACATCGAGTATTATTTATTAAATATATTTAGTTTTATTAACATTTTCAGTCAGTAAAAAATGTCAAATCAACCGAATATTCCTTCAGATTTTCTGCGTACAATTCCTGATAATCTACCTATTCCCATAAATGATAACGCTTGTTGTCACTTAACAGGTTTATTATTACCTAACATAAACCTAAATTCCACATCTGGAAACACAGTCAATCTTTCTCAAATTAGTGGTTTAGTAGTCATTTATTGTTATCCGATGACAGGTAAACCGAATCAAACTCTTCCCGAAGGATGGATTTTAATTCCGGGGGCGGCTGGTTGTACACCTCAATCATGTTCCTTTCGAGATCATTATCAAGAATTGATAGACTTAAATGTAACTGTCTTTGGAATTAGCACTCAATCTACAAATGATCAATCAGAAGCAGTTAATCGTCTTCATCTCCCTTTTGAACTTTTAAGCGATATTTCTTTGATTTTTGCGAATATACTTAAACTACCGATGTTTGAAGTAGAAGGAAGACAACTTCTCAAGCGTGTAACCCTAATTGCTAAAGAGGGTAAAATCCTCAAGTATTTTTATCCTGTCTTTCCCCCAGACAAAAATATAGACGATGTTATACTTTGGCTGAGAGAAGAAAAACTTGAATAAGATTTTATAAAATCAAAAAAAAAGCTATGGCACATTAAAATGAAGACTGATAATCAAGGGGTTTTGCCGATTATTGAGATACTCCTGTTCTCGATTTGACTTCTGCTTTTTTTTAATATTTCTTTACAAAAAAAACAAAAATTGTAAAAAATTCGTGAAAAACTATAATTTTTAATCATTTCAGCGTTTTATCATGTAATATCAGATCTAGTGTTAAAAACAGTAAAACACTGAGTTGATGGTAATTTCAGCTAATTAATCTCATTAACTCTATTTCATGACCATAACGTTAAATCAATTGGAGATTCATTTATGAACAAAGGCGAATTAGTAGATGCAGTAGCGGCTAAGGCAGATGTTACTAAAAAACAAGCTGACACCGTTATCAGTGCCGTAGTAGAGTCTATTATGGAAGCGGTTTCTTCTGGTGATAAAGTAACCTTAGTCGGTTTTGGTTCTTTTGAAAGTCGTGACAGAAAAGCCCGTGAAGGACGTAACCCCAAAACTGGTGAAAAAATGGAAATTCCAGCCACAAAAGTTCCTGCTTTTTCTGCTGGTAAACTTTTTAAAGAAAGAGTTGCACCTCCTAAGTCTTAATTTTTTTTAAGGGAAGAGGGATAGAGAATTTGAAAACAATGTATCGTTTATAATATATATAGTTTTCGATTTACTCTTACCCTTACCCTTTATTTAGTTTATTGTTTAGACCAACTCACGGAGGAAATTTAGATTGGGCTATTAGTCTTGTTAATTGCCCTCCTTCCGCTATTATCGATTTTTCTGCTAGTATTAATCCTTTAGGACCTCCTGATAGTGCGATCGCAGCTATTCATGAAGGTGTTTCCCTATTACAAAATTATCCTAACCCCGACTATCCGCAGTTTTGTGAAGCCATCAGTAATCATCATCACATCGAAATCGATTGGGTTTTACCGAGTAATGGGGCGGCGGAATTGTTAACTTGGGTGGGATGGGAAGCTCATCACTTAGATGGAGTTTTGCTTCCTTCTCCTTGTTTTGCTGATTATAAAAGAGCGTTAGCAACCTTTAATCTTCCTTATCAATTTTATAATTTAGAAGATTTAGAAACAGGATTAAATCACCACAAAAATTTTGCCTTATTAATCAACAATCCCCATAATCCGACGGGCAAACTTTGGAGTAAAAATACTCTCAAGCCTTATTTACAAGAATTTCCTTTAGTGATCGTGGATGAAGCCTTTATGGACTTTTTATCACCACAAAAGCAAGAAACTTTAATAGACTTAGTTAAAGATTATGATAATTTAATAATTTTACGATCGCTGACTAAATTTTACAGTCTGCCAGGCTTAAGAATCGGTTATGGCATTAGTAACTTTGAGAGAATAAAAAAATGGCAAAAATGGCGAGATCCTTGGAGTGTAAACTCTCTAGCAGTTCTAGCTGGAATAGCTTCTTTAAAAGATACTAATTTTCAGGAAAAAACATGGCAGTGGTTACAACCTACCAAAACAAAATTAATGCAAGAGTTAGACATGATTGAAGGATTAAAACCCTTTGATAGTAGTGCTAACTTTATTTTAGTTAAAACAAAGATACCCAGCACAACATTACAATTAAAACTACTTACACAAGAACAAATTTTGATCCGTGACTGTGTTAGTTTTCCCGATTTAGGGGAAAAATATTTTCGGATTGCCGTCAAAAAAGACGAACAAAATCGGCGGTTAATCTGTGGATTAAAGAAAATTTATGGCAATATTTAATTAAATGAATTAGAAACAAAAACTACCAATTCGGTATTAATTATTCATTATTCATTATTAACTGTTAATTATTTAATCATTATCCCAATTTTCACAGGCAATTAAGTCACCGATTTGATCTCTGAGAAGATAATCTGACTGCTCTAATTCACACTCCACACAAACCCACTCTCTGGCAGGAATATATTGACAAAGAATGTATATTGGTTGATGACGACTAACTGTTCCTGCTTCAACTAAATGACGTGCTTCGTCTTTAATCATCTCGATGGAGTAATCCGTTGCAGTTTTTTCTAAAGTTTTCATCTGCTTTTCCCCATAAACTTGAATTGGTTAATCTTTAATATAGTCTAACAAATCAAGATCGTAAAGACCTACTTAATGTATATTTTGTTACCATTTATGGAGATATTCTCAGTAACAAGTGTTTAATAGCAAAGGTTTCTGTTAATTTTGTTACAAAAAATCACCTTTATCAATGTCATAATTTGTTGATAAACCAAAAAGTACTTGACAGGATAAACTTTGAGCTTCAGACATTTGACCATAATTAAATACCCAAGGAATTTCGGATTTAAGGTATTTTCTAAACCACTCTAAAATATATGGGCTACCATAAATAATGATACCTTTAAGGCGATCGCTTTCTAATAGTTTTTGATAAAATATTTTTGTTGATTCTGTTAAACCACCATTACCTAAGAAAGGATTTCCACGAATAAAAGCCTGTAACAATATTGGTTGCTCTTGATATTGTGCTAGATGTAAATTACGATGATCAAAAAGTTGAGTTTTATAGCCATAACTTTCAGGAATTGTCACCGCAGGAGTTTGGCGATCAAGAAAATCACAATTTAACAAATCATGTACCACTACTAAATTTATTCCTCTATTGGTCAATTTTAGAGGTATATTTCCACCTTGACTCATGCTTTGCCTTAAAACTTCATTTACGATAGTTGTCGATTCAGAGGTCGAAATAACATTCATCGAAAGGGAAACTGGATTTTCAAATAATTTATTCTTAGCTTGAGAAATTCTTGCTAAACTCTCCTCAATTCTTGCCTCCGATAGAATACCGTTATGAATAGCTTTTTCGATAGAATTAACCGCAATTTCGGGATTTTCAGGCATTAAGAGAATATCTGCCCCCGCTTGAATAGCTTTAACGGCAATTTCTTCAGCAGAAGCGTATTTTGCTACACCACCCATAATCAAAGCATCTGTCACAATTAATCCTTGAAACTTCATCTGCGATCGCAACAATTTCGTTAAGATGGAATAAGATAAGGTAGCAGGATTATGAGAATCTAAAGCCTCAACTAATAAATGAGCAGTCATAATACTATCAACGCCTTTATTAATAGCCTGTTGAAAAGGTAATAATTCGATATTTTGCAAACGCTGTAAATGGTGACTAATTTTGGGTAAGTCTAAATGGGAATCAGTAGAAGTGTCGCCATGTCCTGGAAAATGTTTCGCAGTGCTTAATATAGGATAAGATTGGCAACCGTCAATAAATTCCTCGGCTAAATCTGCTACTAATTGAGGATTATCCCCGAAAGCACGTACATTAATCACAGGATTATCAGGATTATTATTAACATCAGTTATGGGTGCTAAAATCCAGTTAATCCCGATAGCTAAAGCTTCTTTAGCAGTGATATTACCCATTGCTTGAGCGTATTTTTTAGCTAATGAGAGGTTATCTTCCGCAATTTTTGATAATGCCATAGGCGGTGGAAACCATGATGCACCCGTAAATCTTTGCCCGACACCTTCTTCAATATCGGCGGCAATGAAAAGAGGAGTTTTTGCCCAAGATTGTAACTGTTTAGTACGATAAGCAATTTCTGCACAACTACCTCCTAGGAGAATAATGCCACCGAGATTTAATTCTTCTAACCATTTTTTTAGTTGAGATTGGGTGGCTTCCCATGCAGGATAGCGAATTTGATGATCAAAGATGTAACCTGTTGTGCGCACAACAATTAATTGTCCAATTTTTTCCCTTAATGATAATGTTTTTGTTGATTTTTCTGTATTCATCATTTAATGTGTAATAAATTCGATAACTTCACTGATATTAGTTAAATTTGAGTTTGAGGGAATATTAGGATTAAGATAATTTAATTCTTGTGCTACTCTTTGAACTATGCGATCAACTGCTGAATGATGTCTATATTCGCAAACTTGTTTTGCCACATCAATAATGGCTTGGGCATATAATTGAGGATTATGATCATTTTTCAATATTTGTTTTCCTTTTATTCCCATTTGTTGATATTTACGAGGATTATCGAGAAAGTTTTGTAAATGTTGATGAATATCTTCAATTTCCGAGTCATATCTAATAAAAGCAACAGCTTCAGGGTTTAAATCTCCATACCAATCAATTTTAGTAACGAGGGAAGGTAAGCTATGATTCCAAATACGTAATTGACTACCAGAAGCTTCTCCCATGGTGGGGTAACGCAAATTAATGGCTAAATCGGCATGGGATAAGGCAGAATCTAATTCATTATCAGTTACAAAACCATGAATTTTGACAATACTTTCTAATCCTAATTCTTCTACTTGATTTCTAATATAATTTTCATCCCATAATTGTCCATAAATATTTAGCTGAAAATTATCTCTATGTTTAAATTGGGCTAAACTTTTGAAAATGACATCTAAACGGCGATTTCTGCCAATAAAACCGAAAATGATTAATTGATAAGGAATTTTTGTTTTTTTTTCTTCAATATTTCCTCTCAAATCATCATTAATATAGGGTAAGGGATTATATGCTGTTAACCATTGATTTTGTTGAGATAAAGAAATATAAGTCTCTCGATTGTGGGTAATGACTGCTAAAGCATTTTTTAAAGCTAAAGATGTTAAAGGATAATTTTCGGCAATAAATTCCATGGAATAATATTCATTAAGAAATAATCGAGCGACTTTACCACCTTTTTCTCCATAAATCCTTCTCATTTGTTCAATATATTCATTTTTATCAGCAGATAACATATAAAAAAAATCTTGTAGCTTATAGTCATGTAAAACAACTAACCCCGGCGATTGTTGACTAATTTTCCAGATGTCACCGTGAAAAGTTGCATTATTACCAAGATGATAGATATTAATATCTCCTTGATTCAACTCAAACCAAGGCATTTTATCTAATTGATAATATTTAACTGTGGTATATTTTTCTAATTCTTGATTCCACTCTTTTTGATTTGTCCATAGAGTTATATCTATTTTCTGCTGTAAATAATAGATAATTCTCTGGGTATAGTTAGCAATATCTGTTTTAGCTGGTGGTAGAGGAGAAAACCAATTTATTTTCATATAGTTGTCAATTTTTCGATAACATTTGACCAAGTTATATTCATCCCTTCATAGTGTTTTCTGGCATTTTTTCCCATCACCACTGATTGATTACGATTATCCCATAATTGATCCATTGCTTCAGCTAAGGCTTCTGGTGTAGAATCAGTGATAATTCCAGTTTCTTGGTGGGTTATAAATTCTAAAGGTCCTCCAGAGTCACTACAACTAATTACAGGTTTTGAAGATAACATTCCTTCTAAAGTTACATAACCATAATCTTCATCCAAGGGGGGATAAATTACCCCTAAACACTCAGCATAATATTTAAGTTTTTCTTTTTCAGAAATTCTATTTAAAAAAAGCGTACGATGAGATATTCCTAGTTTTTCTGATATTTCTTTTAATTGTTGATCATATTTTCCGTCATCAGCACTACCAGCAAAAATCACTTTGACTTCGTGATGAGTTTTTGCCATAGCATTTAAAACTAATTCTTGTCTTTTTATTTTCGTTAAACGGCTGGGAAAAAAGAAATAACTTTGAGAATGATGAGAATAAAATTCTTCTGCATTTTTGGGAGGGTGATAAAGGGGAGTAGAGTCAAAATTGTTAAATTTCTTCAATCTTTTCGCTACATTTTGAGAATTAGCATATATTTTACGACACTCGGCCAAAGCATTATTATCCGCATTAATAATCGTATCTCGAATTTGTTGCCCATCAGCATTTTGAGCTAAACCACATATTTGATTATTCCATAAGTCATAAGCATCTCGATGTTGATGTAATAACCAAAGTATTTTATTCGGATGAGGAGTTAAATAAGCTGGAAATTTAAGAGGAATAATTAGATCTATTGTTCTATCACTAGATTCTGTAATATCTAAAAGCCGAAACATTAACATACTATCCAAAATTCTTTGATTAGGATAAGTTTTAAAAGGAATAGTTACCAACTCCGCCTCATAACCGAATTCTTTTAGCATATTCACTAATGAATCTGCATGAATTTCAGCCCCTCCCATGACAAAAGGTGCATTTACTGATACAACTATAATTTTCATAGATAAAAATAATGATTAAATCTATCGGCTAATTAGCTTCTACATAAAACATTATCAGGATTTGGTATTGGTTAAATAGACATGAGTGCAAAATAAAAATAAAAATCTATTTTAGGTGGGAAATTATCAATTTTAATAACTATTGCCCATTCTCCATTACCTGACTTCTGCAAGAAGTCCAATAATTAGAGTATCTGATTTACTTTGCCTTTATCAAAATAATTTTTATTTTCTTCTGATGTCAACAATTTTTCTATTTTTCTTCTAAATAATTAATTTTTTCTATTAAATACTCATATTTATCTTTTAAATCTGAATCGATAAATTTTAAACTAATTAAATCTTCTTCAGTATTTTTATTAATAATTTTTATTTGTTGCACTAGCATTTGATTAATTTTAACCGATTCTTCTAAAGCCTGTAAAACATTAAAATTTACTTCTCTTTGATCTTTAAATAAAAAATTTAAAATCTTGAAAAAGATAAAAGTAAAAGGTTTTAGTAAAAAAATAAATGGCTTTTTTGTCCATGAGTTAGGTAAGTTATTCCGTCTCGCAGATCTAGATTTTGCTGTATTAATAAAACCTTGAAAATATTTAATTTGTTCTTCAATATTATGCCACAATAATTGTTCTTCAGAATCTAATTTTTTTTGTTTCTCTATACAATTTATTTCAGCTTTAATTTTGTTTTTAATAATTTTGATACCAATATTAGGGATATTAATTTCTAGCATAACCATCTATTTATAACAATTAATTTTATTTTACTCTATGTGACTATTAACTATAGCAATCTTACTATGTGAGTTATCAGATTTTTATAAATGTTAGCTATCAGTAGTAACCTTTGGCAGTATCGTAAAGTTTACACATTTATTTTTTTATATATCTCTTTTCTTTCTTCTCCTTTCTTTTCTTTCTTATCCTTATAGATAATAATATTATTTTCTCCAAAGCATAGTATGATATTCTATTGTTTTGTCCCCATAAAATAAAATTAGCTTTAATCTACTAGAAACTTTAAGAAATAATGAGCAATAACTCTATTGTATCTTTAACAAAATCGAACCATCATAAAAAAAGAGCAATTATGAGTATTTGCTCTAACAATTATTTTCCTTATGTTAGAATATTATTTAATTCACTGCTAAAATATCATCCTGAATCTAAACTTTTTTTATGTTTAGCTGATAAACAAGATTCTCTCTTTCCTTTAGAAATAGAAAATATCACCATTATAGAAGCTGAAAAATTAAATATTCCTGATTTTTATGACTTTGCTTTTCGTTATGATATTATGGAATTTAATACTGCGGTAAAACCATTTATGATGCAGTTATTAATTGAAGAATATAATTTTGATCAAGTAGTTTATTTAGATCCTGACATTGAGCTATTTTCCCCGATGGAATCAGTATTTTTAGCCTTAGATAATGGTTCAAATTTTGTCATTACTCCTCACATTACTAAACCTTCAGAAGAAAACACTTATCCGGGGGATATTGGGGTAATGCAATCAGGAATTTATAATTTAGGATTTATTGCTGTAAATAATAGTCATCAAGTCATTAATTTTTTACATTGGTGGGGAAGAAAATTACGTTTTTATTGTGTAAATGAACAACATAATGGGATTTTTGTTGATCAAAAGTTTGTTGATTTGTTACCTGCATTTTATGATAATGTCAAAATTTTAAAAGATACTAATATTAATGTTGCTTATTGGAATTTATTACAAAGAAATTTAGAAAAAAAAGAGCAAAGTTGGTTCGTTGATGGACAACCTTTAGTATTCTTTCATTTTAGCGGTATAAATATTAATAATAATCAAAGATTATCAAAACATACTAATGCTTTTCATGGCAATTTATCTGAAGATTTACAAGAGTTAATTGATAATTATATCTCTAAACTTAAATATTATAGTTTTCAGAATAATATTATGCCTAAATATTGTTATGGTAATTTTACTAACGGTGTTTTTATTTCTACTATTATTAGGCAAATATATCGAAAATTAAAAAATGTTTGGTATGAAAATCCTTTCCTTTCTTTCTGTGATTACTTGAATCAATTTAATCGGAGTTTTAATAATAATTTATCAGATTTTCCCTTAACTAACTTGATGGTTTTTTTCTGGGAATCTCGCTTAGATTTGCAACAAAGTTTTAATATTTTTAATAATAATAAAGATAGAAAAAGATATACTTTTTGGTTTTTAGAAACAGCAGAAGAAAATCAATTTGAATATTATTTTTTACAACCAATTTTAGATAAGATTTCTGGTAAACTTAGTCATTATAAATCTCTTTCTTTTTCACAAAAAAAATCCCAGTTTCCCATCAATGTTATTGGTTATTTAAAAACTGAAACTGGTGTGGGACAAGCTGGTAGAATGGTTATTAATAGTTTACAGTCTGTCAATATCAACGTTAAAGGTTATCATATTGATAATAATTTTGTCCGTCAAAATGACTTTCAAGTACGTGATTTATTGGTGTCAAAAATTAATTCTCCTATACATATTTATAAAGTAAATGCCGATCAATTAGGAATAGTACAACAAGAAGTAAAAAATTATAGGAATAAACCTGATTTTACCATTAATATGCCAGCTTGGGAATTAAGTAAGTTTCCTCAAGAATGGGTAGCTAATTATGGTAATATTGATGAAGTTTGGGTAGAATCTAAATTTGTACAAGTTGCTTTACAAGCTAAACTTTCGCTTCCAGTTTTATTTATGCCACCAGCAGTAGTTATTGGAAATGTTAAAGCAGTAAATCGTGAATATTTCAACTTACCAAAAGATCGATTTTTATTTCATTTTAATTTTGATTTTGCCTCTTTTTCTAGTCGTAAAAATCCTGAAGCTGTTATCACTGCATATCGAAAGGCTTTTCGTCATCAAAAATCAGATATTTCTACTGGTTTAGTTATCAAAACTAGAGGTTATGATCCTGATAATAAAAACTATCAAAAATTGTTAGAAATAATTGAAGAAGAGGACGATATTATTGTTATCAATGAATATTTAAATCATAGTGAGGTTATGGCTTTAATGAATTGTTGTGACTGTTATGTATCCCTGCATTGTTCTGAGGGTTTTGGTTATACTTTAGCAGAAGCAATGTTATTAGGTAAACCAGTAATTGCTACTAATTATTCAGGTAACTGTGATTTTATCAATCAAGAAACAGGTTTCCCTGTAGATTATAAATTAGTTTCTTTAAAACCAGATGAATATCCTTTTGCACAAGGACAAAAATGGGCAAAACCTGACTTAAATCATGCTGCTTGGATTATGCAAAAAATAGTAGAAAATCATTCTGAAACTCAAAATATTGCTTTAGCTGGACAAAATAAAATAGCCGTTGATTATTCTCCTATAAATGCCGGTAAAAGATATATAAAACGTTTACAAAAATTAGGTTTAATTTAAGTAAAAATTATCGTTAGTTTATTATTCAAATTCAGAAAATATTATGTTTATCTCTTACGCACAAAATTTTGAAGATGTTTTATTAAATCGTATTTTTAAAGATCAAAAAAGAGGTTTTTATATTGATATTGGGGCTCATCATCCCATTTATGATTCTGTTACAAAGGCTTTTTATGAAAAAGGATGGACAGGTATTAATATTGAACCAGTGTCTAAATTTTTTCACTTACTTGAAAATGATCGCCCCAATGATATTAATCTTAATATAGCGATTAGTGATCAAAAAGGAGAATTAAATTTTCATGAATTATTAGATACTGGATTATCAACTTTTGATGGTGAAATGGCGGAAAAATTAGCACAAAAAGATGGTTTTTCTTTACATGAATATCCTGTTGCGATGAAGACATTGGCTGATATTTGTCGTCAATATGTAAATCAACCCATTGATTTTTTAAAAATAGATGTTGAAGGTTGGGAAGAAAAAGTAATTTTAGGTAATGATTGGCAAAATTTTCGTCCAAAAATAATTCTTTTAGAGGCAACTATTCCTAATTCTCCTATTAAAAAAGAAACTAATATTTCTGATTTTTTAGCTAGTCATAATTATCAATATATTTATTTTGATGGTTTAAATGATTTTTATTTAGCCAAAGAATTTTCCCATTGGTGTAACTTTTTTACTACTCCAGTTAATGTATTTGATAATTTTATTCGTTTTTCAGAGTATGACAAAAAACATCATATTAATAATTTAGAAAATAACATTAAAATTAAAGATGAAGAATTAGAAGATTTAACATTTAAAATAGGTAACTTAGAAAAAACTATCCATATTAATAAAAATGAGAAAGAAGATTTAAACTTTCAAATTAAACATTTAGAACAAATATTAGTTGAACAACAAAAATTCATAGAAAAACAAAATAGTGAAGTTTTAAATATACATCATATTATTGATAAATATCATCAAGATAAAATTAGTTTAGAAAATAATTTAAAATATTTACAAACACAATTAGAGGTAAATAAAGAAGTAATTAAAGCAATGGAAAGTAGTAAATTTTGGAAACTAAGAAAAAAATGGTTTAAAATAAAAGAAAAAATGGGTTTATCCACTGATTAATTCATCAAAAAAATCCTATTCTATAGAAGTAAGATAAATTAATTTTCCAAGTATTTTTTTGTTAATAATTTAAAATATTCAAAAACTATATTTCATCATTATAAAAAAAGATAGACTCGATCACAGTTTTTTATCAGTTGTAAATCTTGATTTAAGATCAGGAACTTTTTTTGGTGTAGATAGTCGATTTAAGTACAACTATTCTTAAATCAGCTTAGAATATATTATGGTATCATCTAGTTCTCTATCTTGGTCTAATTTTTCTATTCCATTTATACAGCAAAGAGTGAAAGTTGAACAATTATCTAACCCTGATTTAATTTTACGCTGTCAAGAAGGTCATCAACCTGATAGGGCTGCTTTTTCTGAATTATTACGCCGTCATCAAAGTTATGTAGATAAAATTTTGTATAATTTAGCACCTGATTGGCAAGATAGAGGTGATATATCTCAAGAAGTTTGGATTAGAGTCTATAAAAAAATCAACAGTTTACAAGATCCCAC encodes the following:
- a CDS encoding glycosyltransferase gives rise to the protein MSNNSIVSLTKSNHHKKRAIMSICSNNYFPYVRILFNSLLKYHPESKLFLCLADKQDSLFPLEIENITIIEAEKLNIPDFYDFAFRYDIMEFNTAVKPFMMQLLIEEYNFDQVVYLDPDIELFSPMESVFLALDNGSNFVITPHITKPSEENTYPGDIGVMQSGIYNLGFIAVNNSHQVINFLHWWGRKLRFYCVNEQHNGIFVDQKFVDLLPAFYDNVKILKDTNINVAYWNLLQRNLEKKEQSWFVDGQPLVFFHFSGININNNQRLSKHTNAFHGNLSEDLQELIDNYISKLKYYSFQNNIMPKYCYGNFTNGVFISTIIRQIYRKLKNVWYENPFLSFCDYLNQFNRSFNNNLSDFPLTNLMVFFWESRLDLQQSFNIFNNNKDRKRYTFWFLETAEENQFEYYFLQPILDKISGKLSHYKSLSFSQKKSQFPINVIGYLKTETGVGQAGRMVINSLQSVNINVKGYHIDNNFVRQNDFQVRDLLVSKINSPIHIYKVNADQLGIVQQEVKNYRNKPDFTINMPAWELSKFPQEWVANYGNIDEVWVESKFVQVALQAKLSLPVLFMPPAVVIGNVKAVNREYFNLPKDRFLFHFNFDFASFSSRKNPEAVITAYRKAFRHQKSDISTGLVIKTRGYDPDNKNYQKLLEIIEEEDDIIVINEYLNHSEVMALMNCCDCYVSLHCSEGFGYTLAEAMLLGKPVIATNYSGNCDFINQETGFPVDYKLVSLKPDEYPFAQGQKWAKPDLNHAAWIMQKIVENHSETQNIALAGQNKIAVDYSPINAGKRYIKRLQKLGLI
- a CDS encoding FkbM family methyltransferase, producing the protein MFISYAQNFEDVLLNRIFKDQKRGFYIDIGAHHPIYDSVTKAFYEKGWTGINIEPVSKFFHLLENDRPNDINLNIAISDQKGELNFHELLDTGLSTFDGEMAEKLAQKDGFSLHEYPVAMKTLADICRQYVNQPIDFLKIDVEGWEEKVILGNDWQNFRPKIILLEATIPNSPIKKETNISDFLASHNYQYIYFDGLNDFYLAKEFSHWCNFFTTPVNVFDNFIRFSEYDKKHHINNLENNIKIKDEELEDLTFKIGNLEKTIHINKNEKEDLNFQIKHLEQILVEQQKFIEKQNSEVLNIHHIIDKYHQDKISLENNLKYLQTQLEVNKEVIKAMESSKFWKLRKKWFKIKEKMGLSTD